The segment CCTACCGGTTGAAAGTGTATGAGCAGGATCGCGGCTCGTTCGATCTGGGCAAGGTGTATCCGTTACTGCCAAGCGACGAGTGGCGTCTGTTCGTTTCCAATCCGAACAACGCCAACATCAAACAGCTTGTCAAGCAGGGTGTGTTGAGAGAGGATCAGGTAGCGGGAGCATACACTGCCAAACCTGTACGAATGATAGCGGTCAAGGAAATCGGGGGAACTACATAAGAAAGCAGAAACAAGGATGGGGAATCCCATCCTTCTGCATGTTGGCGGGAGACTACGGGAGAACGGGATCCGTTTGGTGTATACTAGGGAAGCGAAGGGGCTGTGCGGATGGAGATGGTTCACATGGACAAGCGTTATGTGGAGTATCCACTGGCTGATTTTTGCAAGGAAGTGGCGCGGCCTGCCATCCTGAGTCCGAGCGGCGGTGCGGTGATCGGCGTGGTGGGGGCTATGCTTGCGAGTCTGGCGGAATTGGTGGCGCGCGTTTCGGAACACCATTCGGTGCCGGGTATGTCTGAGGAGTGGCGAGGGATGGCGGACGAGTTCCGGGAGTGGACCGAACGACTGCTTCGTTTTGCCGACCAAGACGTACAGGATGCGGCGAGCATCATCCGGGAGGAAGAAGATCCCGTGTGTATCCGCAAGCGGGTCGCGGCGCCTGCCAAAATCGCATCGGGGCTGGTGAAAGTGCTGCGGCTTGTGGAGAGAATCGCTGAGCAGGCGGATGCATCGGTTCGCTCCGATGTGCGCGCGATTGCTCATTTGGGGCGGGGGGCGGCTGATGCGATTTTTGAAATCGAGCAAAGCGATATTGTACGGGGCGGCGGAGATGCGATGCTGCTTGTCAGGATCGGGGAGTGGCGGGAGGAGGCGCATCGGGCGGCCAACCGAATTTTGGAGAAGGCAAGGGACGATCAATGGCAAAACTGATGGCGAATGTTCCGGTTCAGAAAAATCAACTGATCGAACTCGACATGACCGGCCAGGGGCACCAGGGGGAAGGGGTCGGACGGTATCGGGACTATACCCTTTTTGTGCCGGGCGCGATTGCCGGGGAACGGGTCAAAGCGAAAGTGACGAAGGTGAACAAGAACTATGGGTTTGCGAAGCTGATCGAGATTGTGCGGCAGTCTGAACAGCGGACGGAACCGCCCTGTCCGCTCTATCACCGGTGTGGGGGCTGCCATCTGCAGCACATGACGTACGAAGCGCAGCTCGCTCACAAACGGCAGACCGTGGTCGATGCGTTAACAAGAATCGGCAAGCTGGAGGACGTGACGGTGCACCCGACGCTCGGCATGGACGAGCCGTGGCGGTATCGCAACAAATCGCAGGTGCCGGTGGGGCTTGTGAACGGCAAAATTGTAGCCGGCTTTTACGCGCCGGGAACGCATGAGATCATCGATATGGAAGGGTGTCCGATCCAACATCCTTACAGTGACGAGATCGTCAACACAGTCAAGCGGGCGCTGGCCGACCTCGGGATCCCGCCATATGACGAGACAGGGCATAAGGGACTTGTTCGCCATATCGTGGCGCGGGTCGGGTATGCCACCGGGGAGACGATGGTGGTGCTGGTGACCAACGGCCGCAACATTCCGCGGGTGGACGAGTTGATCCGCCGCCTGCGGAATGAAATCCCGCACGTGGTGTCGATCGTGCAAAATGTGAATACCGCTGTCACGAATGTGATTTTTGGGCCGCATACGATCACACTGTGGGGAAAGGATGGGATCGAGGATCGGATCGGCGATGTCCGATTTTTCATCTCGGCCCGATCGTTCTTCCAGGTGAATCCGATCCAGACCCAGGTGCTGTACGACAAGGCGTTGGAGTATGCGCAGTTGACGGGACGCGAAACGGTGGTTGACGCGTATTGCGGGATCGGTACGATTTCGCTGTTCCTGGCGAGACGAGCGAAGCGGGTCATCGGGGTGGAAGTGGTGGAGGAAGCGATCGAGGATGCGCAGCGGAACGCCGAGCTCAACGGTATCATGAACGCAGAGTTCCTGGCGGGAGAAGCGGAGCAGGTGATTCCGCAGCTGTACGCAGAACGGGGGCTGCGTGCCGATGTGGTAGTGGTGGATCCACCGCGCAAGGGGTGTGATGAGAAGTTGCTGCAAACGATCGTCGACATGCAACCGCAGCGAGTGGTCTACGTAAGCTGCAACCCCAGCACGCTGGCCCGCGATTTGCGCTTTCTGGAGGATCGGGGCTATGAGACGCAAGAGGTGCAGCCGGTGGATATGTTCCCGCATACGTTTCATGTGGAGTGCTGCTCGCTGCTCGTGAGAAAAGAAAATTAGAGATGCGTCTGTGCGCAAAAAAGCCTCTCCAATAGTAGCTCGGAATTAGAGAGATGAATCCGAGTCTGGACAAGGGGTGAATGGGTCAAAAATCGCCTATTTTGTTAACCTTGGAAAGCCATTTTCAAAAAATGGGCATGCCAAATAACCCGACAATATCGGGTTTTTAAAAAATATGGAAAAG is part of the Effusibacillus pohliae DSM 22757 genome and harbors:
- a CDS encoding cyclodeaminase/cyclohydrolase family protein, giving the protein MEMVHMDKRYVEYPLADFCKEVARPAILSPSGGAVIGVVGAMLASLAELVARVSEHHSVPGMSEEWRGMADEFREWTERLLRFADQDVQDAASIIREEEDPVCIRKRVAAPAKIASGLVKVLRLVERIAEQADASVRSDVRAIAHLGRGAADAIFEIEQSDIVRGGGDAMLLVRIGEWREEAHRAANRILEKARDDQWQN
- the rlmD gene encoding 23S rRNA (uracil(1939)-C(5))-methyltransferase RlmD — encoded protein: MAKLMANVPVQKNQLIELDMTGQGHQGEGVGRYRDYTLFVPGAIAGERVKAKVTKVNKNYGFAKLIEIVRQSEQRTEPPCPLYHRCGGCHLQHMTYEAQLAHKRQTVVDALTRIGKLEDVTVHPTLGMDEPWRYRNKSQVPVGLVNGKIVAGFYAPGTHEIIDMEGCPIQHPYSDEIVNTVKRALADLGIPPYDETGHKGLVRHIVARVGYATGETMVVLVTNGRNIPRVDELIRRLRNEIPHVVSIVQNVNTAVTNVIFGPHTITLWGKDGIEDRIGDVRFFISARSFFQVNPIQTQVLYDKALEYAQLTGRETVVDAYCGIGTISLFLARRAKRVIGVEVVEEAIEDAQRNAELNGIMNAEFLAGEAEQVIPQLYAERGLRADVVVVDPPRKGCDEKLLQTIVDMQPQRVVYVSCNPSTLARDLRFLEDRGYETQEVQPVDMFPHTFHVECCSLLVRKEN